Part of the Desulfobulbaceae bacterium genome, GGCGTTGGTCACTGCCCAGGAACAGGCGCTGAGATCGTAGCCCCGATCGGCGAGTCTTATGCCTGGGCGATTATTCAAGAGCATCATCGGCCCTTCAGTGACATTAACGTCACAGAATTTATCAATACTTTTAACAGTGAACTCTCTAAGACCTGGAGCAGTCTCAGCGATGGGCTCACCTTCTCGTAGACCTTGGTTGATTTAGTCGCTTCAAAGAGGTTCACTCTCATCTTGATGGTCGGGCTGTCCCTGGTCTTGATCCCTGAGTCGCTGGGGTTTTGGCCGTCAATCCACTGGCCTCGCCGCCTTCTTCTGTTTGCCTTAAGTATTAATTTGATTTTCTGTACTGTTATCAAGTGGCGGCGTCTCACGACGAGCGTGTTGATGATTCATGGTGGTATTGTGGCTATTTTAGTTGGTGGTGCCCTGGGTAGCCTTGGCTTTGTCGCCACTGTCAATATTCACGAGGGGAGCGATACTGCTACTGCTTTCCGTTGGGATCGTCAGGAAGACACCCCCTTGGGCTTTCGTTTAATGGTTAAACGCATTAACTATGACTATTACCCGACTCCTGTCAGAATAGGGGTCCTGGTTGATGGGGACCCTGTCCAGCTCTGCGAGTTTATTACCGGAGAGAGTCTGGTCTGTGCGGGGCTTCAGATTGAGGCATTGGGTTTTGATCCGACACTTCCAGCACTTACCCTCGCTGTGACTTTTCCAGACGGACGGCGGTCAGAGATCATGGCGAGCACAACAGTTGACGACGTAAAAATCGGTGCTGTTATTCAGCTTGTTGCGTTTAAGACTCCTGTTGTTAAGCGGACATGGATAGATATGGCGATTATTGTCGACGGTGCTCCTCCTTTTAATGGGCAGAGTGAGGTTAATCGCCCGCTCATCTGGCAGGGCCTTCGATTTTTCCATACCGCCACCGGGACCGATCCCGCTGGTCAGTCCTATGCTGGAATTCAGATAGTGAAAGATCGGGGGTTACCTTTGGTCTATCTCGGGTTTGCTCTGTTGTTAATTGGTAACATTTCTTTTTTTATTAATAAAATGTTTGATCACCGTCGTGGATGTAATTCTAACAGAGCGGCAGAATAGAGGGTGATACTTACTGTGAGAGCTGAATCTTTACGTGTTTTGGGTGGCTCTGTTTGCACCCAACGACATCAATCGTTTACTGAGCATTTGGTTCAGGCTAACGGTTTGGATAAGCATGGCTTTTGTTCATGGGAGCTGTCTCCTGGGATGAGGTTCGGGGAGGAGGCATTCTGGTGGGGGGAGAAGGGGACTAGGCCAGGACCCCATGAGGGGATTGATCTTTGTAGTTATCTTGACACGGCTGGTCACTGCCGTTTTCTTGAATCTGGAGCTATGATTCCTCCTCTGTTTCATGGGACTGTGGTGGATATTTTCCCTGACTTTCTCGGCCAATCACTACTTTTTGCCCATGATCAGATGAATGATGGCTGGCAACTGTATTCTGTTATTGCTCATGTCGTGGTGGAACCGGGTGTTGCCTTGGGACAGCGCTATTCTGACCGCTCCATTGTCGCCCGGGTTGCTCCACTGAAGAGGCCCGGTGTCCCTACGCATCTTCACATTTCAACTCTGGCTATTTCTGAACTCCCTCCACGTCCCTTAAGCTGGCCGGTGATCGTTAGGTCAGAGATGATTTGCTTTCTTGATCCTTTTTTATATATCGGAGGACTCAATCATAATTTATTAGTGCT contains:
- a CDS encoding cytochrome c biogenesis protein ResB encodes the protein MMVGLSLVLIPESLGFWPSIHWPRRLLLFALSINLIFCTVIKWRRLTTSVLMIHGGIVAILVGGALGSLGFVATVNIHEGSDTATAFRWDRQEDTPLGFRLMVKRINYDYYPTPVRIGVLVDGDPVQLCEFITGESLVCAGLQIEALGFDPTLPALTLAVTFPDGRRSEIMASTTVDDVKIGAVIQLVAFKTPVVKRTWIDMAIIVDGAPPFNGQSEVNRPLIWQGLRFFHTATGTDPAGQSYAGIQIVKDRGLPLVYLGFALLLIGNISFFINKMFDHRRGCNSNRAAE